A stretch of Coleofasciculaceae cyanobacterium DNA encodes these proteins:
- a CDS encoding UPF0182 family protein, with product MKRLYPSIISSIAIIIIGFLLVFEFSSWLFAEILWFKEVDYLWVFLIRRLSQYSLWFLVTLISGLFIGGNLWLANRWQWQRLPKDEWYDASVPIIPQPKQLFGRAVKSVEQERFPTTTRRYPSKKTYSPRLRLPFLLLAAIAGTVSISCIVINYTDMALSVWQTSYRLPQIARTLKPPLEVFDFANITGFIFSYLRQLAIIVIMVGLLLWKPRVSLKASAILLCIVFGLIAAGNWTIILRFLNPSSFNLVDPQFGKDIGFYIFRFPLWRLVESWLIGLSGFTLLSCAIFYLLSGNSLSEGRFPGFTKIQLRHLSFVGAAVMLALACRHWFNRFDLLYSSRGVVYGAGYTNIQVQLPLEVCLTAVSIISAVWLLYKGFTGYRNLQIQQRKIKKIIFLIFPFAVYLFFLVLSDISSATVQRLVVQPNELAKERPYIERSIALTRNAFNLDNIEAQTFNPQGQLTASDIEDNAETIENIRLWDTLPILQTNRQLQQIRPYYQFYDADIDRYLLSEDGNIANADKQQVIIAARELDYAQVQDIAKTWVNEHLIYTHGYGFTLSPVNQVAEGGLPYYYVKDLGTGIEETGSLSISDEVIRNSIPIGKPRIYFGELTNPYIMTSTRVRELDYPSGEENVYTVYDGTGGIQIGNYFRRVLFAEYLKDWQMLFAQNFTHDTKLLFRRNIKQRVKEIAPFLNYDRDPYLVAARTEDRENNQNNLFWIIDAYTTSDRYPYSDPGDNKFNYLRNSVKVVVDAYNGRVDFYMADESDPMIRTWAKVFPQLFKPMSAMPLDLRRHIRYPEDLFTIQSERLLTYHMRDPQVFYNREDQWQIPQEIYAKESQAVAPYYLIMKLPTASQEEFILLHPYTPASRPNLIAWLAARSDGAEYGKLLLYKFPKQKLIYGPNQIEALIAQDPVISQQISLWNREGSRAIQGNLLIIPIEQSLLYIEPLYIEATANSLPALARVIVVYGNRIVMAETLDEGIQAIFQPQDNAETIIRPTEDLTTEN from the coding sequence ATGAAACGGCTTTATCCATCTATCATCAGCTCGATCGCGATTATTATTATCGGCTTTTTGTTGGTATTTGAATTTTCATCGTGGCTGTTTGCTGAAATACTTTGGTTTAAGGAAGTAGATTATCTCTGGGTCTTTCTAATCCGCCGTCTGAGTCAGTATAGCCTGTGGTTTTTGGTGACTCTTATTTCGGGACTGTTTATCGGGGGTAATTTATGGCTGGCAAACCGTTGGCAATGGCAGAGGCTACCAAAGGATGAATGGTATGATGCCAGTGTGCCAATTATTCCTCAACCAAAGCAGTTATTTGGTAGAGCAGTTAAGAGTGTTGAGCAAGAACGATTCCCTACTACTACTAGACGCTATCCCAGTAAAAAGACTTATTCTCCCCGTTTAAGATTACCTTTTTTACTGTTAGCAGCGATCGCAGGAACAGTAAGTATTAGCTGTATTGTGATCAACTACACAGACATGGCTTTATCTGTATGGCAAACGAGCTATCGCTTACCGCAAATTGCCAGAACTTTAAAACCACCGCTGGAAGTTTTTGATTTTGCTAATATTACAGGCTTTATTTTTAGCTATCTACGCCAGTTAGCAATAATCGTGATCATGGTCGGTTTGCTGCTGTGGAAACCTCGGGTTAGTTTAAAAGCGAGCGCCATTTTGCTTTGTATTGTGTTTGGCTTAATTGCAGCAGGTAACTGGACCATAATCCTGCGCTTTTTGAATCCTTCCAGCTTTAATCTGGTCGATCCACAATTTGGTAAAGATATTGGTTTTTATATTTTCCGTTTCCCCTTATGGCGTTTAGTTGAATCTTGGCTCATTGGTTTATCGGGCTTTACTTTACTAAGTTGCGCCATCTTTTATTTACTATCGGGTAATAGCCTGTCTGAAGGTCGTTTTCCTGGCTTTACTAAAATTCAATTGCGCCATCTTTCTTTTGTGGGTGCAGCGGTTATGTTGGCTTTAGCTTGTCGGCACTGGTTCAACCGCTTTGACTTGCTTTATAGTTCTCGCGGGGTAGTATATGGTGCTGGGTATACCAATATCCAAGTCCAGTTGCCTCTAGAAGTATGTTTAACCGCAGTGTCAATTATTAGTGCTGTTTGGCTACTGTATAAAGGCTTTACTGGATATCGGAATCTACAGATCCAACAGCGTAAGATTAAGAAAATTATTTTTTTAATCTTTCCCTTTGCGGTTTATTTGTTTTTTTTAGTTCTCAGTGATATTTCCAGCGCAACGGTACAGCGTTTGGTAGTTCAACCCAATGAATTAGCCAAGGAACGACCTTATATTGAGCGCAGTATTGCCCTAACCCGCAACGCTTTTAACTTAGATAATATTGAAGCTCAAACTTTTAATCCTCAAGGTCAACTAACCGCATCAGACATAGAAGACAACGCCGAGACGATTGAAAATATTCGTCTATGGGATACTCTGCCGATTCTGCAAACTAATCGTCAACTACAGCAAATTCGCCCCTATTACCAATTCTACGATGCTGATATCGATCGCTATTTATTAAGCGAGGATGGCAATATTGCCAATGCAGATAAACAACAGGTAATTATTGCCGCTAGGGAATTAGACTATGCCCAAGTTCAGGATATAGCTAAAACCTGGGTTAACGAACATCTGATTTATACTCATGGCTATGGTTTTACTCTTTCACCTGTCAATCAGGTTGCCGAAGGAGGTTTACCTTATTACTACGTTAAAGATCTTGGCACGGGAATTGAAGAAACAGGCTCGTTAAGCATATCTGATGAGGTAATTCGTAACAGTATTCCCATTGGCAAACCTCGCATTTATTTTGGTGAGTTGACCAACCCTTACATCATGACCTCTACTAGAGTACGGGAGTTAGATTACCCTAGTGGCGAAGAGAATGTCTACACTGTTTACGATGGTACAGGAGGAATCCAAATTGGTAACTATTTCCGACGGGTGCTATTTGCCGAATACCTCAAAGATTGGCAAATGCTATTCGCCCAAAACTTTACTCACGATACCAAGCTGTTATTTAGGCGCAATATCAAACAAAGAGTCAAAGAGATCGCACCTTTTCTTAACTATGATCGCGATCCTTATTTGGTTGCGGCTAGGACTGAAGATCGAGAAAATAACCAGAATAATCTTTTTTGGATTATTGATGCCTATACTACCAGCGATCGCTATCCTTATTCTGACCCAGGAGACAATAAATTTAACTATCTGCGTAACTCGGTCAAAGTAGTCGTAGATGCCTATAACGGTCGCGTAGATTTTTATATGGCTGACGAATCAGATCCGATGATCCGAACTTGGGCTAAAGTATTTCCGCAGCTATTCAAACCAATGTCTGCAATGCCTTTAGACTTGCGCCGACACATTCGCTATCCCGAAGACTTATTTACGATCCAGTCAGAAAGGCTACTGACCTACCACATGAGAGATCCTCAAGTATTTTATAACCGTGAGGATCAATGGCAAATTCCCCAAGAAATTTACGCTAAGGAATCTCAGGCAGTAGCACCCTATTACCTGATCATGAAGCTGCCTACTGCCAGTCAGGAAGAGTTTATTCTTTTGCATCCTTATACCCCTGCGAGTCGTCCTAACCTTATTGCTTGGTTAGCAGCCAGATCTGACGGCGCAGAATACGGCAAACTACTACTGTACAAGTTTCCCAAACAAAAGCTAATTTATGGTCCAAATCAGATTGAAGCCTTGATCGCCCAAGATCCGGTAATTTCGCAACAGATCTCACTTTGGAATCGAGAAGGATCTAGGGCAATTCAGGGTAACTTGTTAATTATCCCTATTGAACAATCATTACTCTATATTGAACCTTTATACATTGAAGCGACAGCAAATAGCTTACCTGCACTAGCCAGAGTAATCGTCGTTTATGGAAATCGAATTGTCATGGCGGAAACTTTAGACGAAGGTATTCAAGCCATCTTTCAACCTCAAGACAATGCCGAAACAATTATTCGTCCCACGGAAGATTTAACCACTGAAAATTAA
- a CDS encoding manganese catalase family protein encodes MFFHKKETIHNVDIKEADPRFAQLLLEQFGGATGELSAALQYWVQSFHVEDPAIKDMLQDIAVEEFGHLEMVGKMIEAHTKNVDQTDAYKSTLFAVRGMGPHFLDSQGSAWTAAYLNEGGDVVRDLRANIAAEAGARQTYEALIKVAPDENTKKTLVHLLTREISHTKMFMNALNDLGKLTDPFFGNVQPDETVDLYYNLSTSTPADNSSVEVDQRGSWNQEPDFRYIANPQPNHSETAK; translated from the coding sequence ATGTTTTTTCACAAAAAAGAAACTATTCACAACGTCGATATTAAAGAAGCTGATCCTCGCTTTGCTCAACTGTTACTAGAGCAATTTGGTGGTGCGACTGGAGAACTGTCTGCCGCTTTACAATATTGGGTGCAGTCGTTCCATGTTGAAGATCCAGCGATTAAAGATATGCTGCAAGATATTGCAGTTGAAGAGTTTGGTCACCTAGAAATGGTTGGCAAAATGATCGAAGCTCACACTAAAAATGTCGATCAAACTGATGCATATAAAAGTACGTTGTTTGCCGTCAGAGGAATGGGTCCGCATTTTCTTGATAGTCAAGGTAGTGCTTGGACAGCAGCTTATCTAAATGAAGGTGGTGATGTCGTGCGTGATTTACGTGCCAATATTGCCGCAGAAGCAGGAGCGCGTCAAACTTATGAGGCATTGATCAAAGTAGCACCAGATGAAAATACTAAGAAAACTTTAGTACATTTGTTGACTCGCGAAATTTCTCATACAAAGATGTTCATGAATGCACTAAATGATTTAGGCAAACTTACCGATCCCTTCTTTGGTAACGTTCAGCCCGATGAGACAGTAGATCTTTACTATAATCTCTCTACCTCTACTCCAGCAGACAACTCAAGCGTAGAGGTTGATCAGCGAGGTTCTTGGAATCAAGAGCCTGACTTTAGATATATTGCCAACCCCCAACCCAACCATTCTGAGACAGCCAAATAA
- a CDS encoding FHA domain-containing protein produces MSATNMSTTNIKSSKHYEAFLTFKITALNAQTSEFKEKLLTTPAMGMSKDCLIGRHPSCDLVLDSAEVSRIHGRICFQDGQYFYTDIGSINGSQIDE; encoded by the coding sequence GTGTCTGCAACCAATATGTCAACAACCAACATCAAGTCGAGCAAGCATTATGAGGCTTTTCTTACCTTCAAAATTACAGCACTTAACGCCCAAACCAGCGAGTTTAAAGAAAAATTACTGACAACGCCAGCAATGGGAATGTCAAAAGATTGTCTTATTGGCAGACATCCTAGTTGTGACTTGGTTCTCGATAGTGCTGAAGTGAGTCGCATTCACGGTCGTATTTGTTTTCAAGACGGACAGTATTTTTATACAGATATTGGTAGTATAAATGGCTCGCAAATTGACGAGTAA
- a CDS encoding FAD-binding oxidoreductase, whose protein sequence is MLTIAQITNNDAEQMQPLPELALASAQPRYWSSGEIIVRCIQVIAETHDVKTFRFVAKPPVLFSYQPGQFVTLDLEIEGKRVKRPYSISSTPSRPHILEITVKRVLLLTGPDTNPGLVSNWLHDRITVDSQVKLTGPMGKFTCVDHAIQKLLFISVGSGITPMMSMCRWLCDRADVDIVFIYSARSLRDFIFRYELESMAARYDNFKLAVTITRSELGQVWQGYTGRLNEFMLQAIAPDVQERSVYVCGANPLMKRVKTMLETLGLPMESYHQESFGGSKKRLPKNKSNESKATVTLIASRCSAKDYQKSATQNITGRENTTSVNTTQDKSLVVFAESGKEICCDREEFILDITEQEGMKLASVCRMGACGACKLPLLAE, encoded by the coding sequence GTGCTAACGATCGCCCAAATAACCAACAATGATGCTGAACAGATGCAACCCTTGCCAGAACTTGCTCTTGCGTCAGCTCAACCTCGCTACTGGAGTTCGGGAGAGATAATCGTTCGCTGTATACAGGTAATCGCTGAAACTCACGATGTCAAAACCTTTCGCTTTGTTGCCAAACCACCAGTACTGTTTTCTTATCAGCCCGGGCAGTTTGTAACCTTAGATTTAGAAATTGAGGGCAAAAGAGTGAAGCGTCCCTACTCTATTTCCTCGACTCCCTCTCGTCCCCATATTTTAGAGATTACCGTCAAGCGAGTTCTGCTTTTAACCGGACCTGATACAAATCCTGGTCTTGTTTCTAACTGGTTGCACGATCGCATTACTGTCGACTCTCAAGTTAAATTAACTGGTCCAATGGGAAAATTTACCTGTGTCGATCATGCTATTCAAAAACTGCTCTTTATTTCAGTTGGCAGCGGTATTACGCCCATGATGTCAATGTGCAGATGGCTCTGTGATAGAGCAGATGTCGATATTGTCTTTATCTATAGTGCGCGTAGTCTGCGCGATTTTATTTTTCGGTATGAATTAGAGTCAATGGCAGCACGGTATGACAATTTTAAGTTGGCAGTGACCATAACTCGCTCCGAACTAGGTCAAGTTTGGCAGGGATATACAGGCAGACTAAATGAATTCATGCTGCAAGCGATCGCTCCTGATGTTCAAGAACGCTCAGTTTATGTCTGCGGAGCAAATCCGTTGATGAAAAGGGTTAAAACGATGCTAGAAACTCTGGGTTTGCCAATGGAGAGCTACCACCAAGAGAGCTTTGGCGGTTCTAAAAAGCGCTTGCCCAAAAACAAATCTAACGAGTCCAAAGCAACAGTAACGTTAATTGCTTCAAGATGCAGCGCAAAAGATTACCAAAAATCAGCTACTCAAAATATTACAGGCAGAGAAAATACTACTTCTGTTAATACAACTCAGGATAAATCTCTGGTAGTCTTTGCTGAGTCTGGTAAAGAAATCTGCTGCGATCGTGAAGAATTTATTTTAGATATTACTGAACAAGAAGGGATGAAACTGGCTTCTGTCTGTCGTATGGGAGCTTGTGGTGCTTGCAAGCTACCTCTATTGGCAGAATAG